A part of Ascochyta rabiei chromosome 3, complete sequence genomic DNA contains:
- a CDS encoding resistance to lethality of mkk1p386 overexpression, protein MGRRKIEIKAIKDDRNRSVTFLKRKGGLFKKAHELSVLCSVDVAVIIFGHNKKLYEFSSGDINETIGRYQYYGGAHEHKGPEDFMGKKDGDEDEDEDEDGAPPRDSHTPPEQHGLMPHHMQHAQVFQHVRHVTPSASPPIPSGFQHRGPSPQPGHHLSRPNSRLDQHPGHVRRSSNLAPPQPYPSQAPPPPPSYAYMPNPPFYNPQAAQRPPQGPPGPQYHYTHPMPNPQVQQYMQQEQRRQSMPPVPQMQPSPQMQPSPQMQPTAQMQPQHPSQQQQQQQQQQQQHQQQIQHQQQQQAEQQHQQQSQQQQQQQQQQQQQQQQQQQQQQQQQQQQQQQQQQQQQQQQQQQSQTPQSQQQQQHQRPPQPTITVPSPPPPQHDFQSPPLPQPRPLHASAKHSIFTPIDDSQSMLAAHWGSSSLVPLRSDIQVIKQENRSQSIDVAAMSRLQPNGAQPLQPPKMSSPQLPQPLQRTHSSPSVPPIAPLARTNSLQMDKNKPKLRVQIPSEHSDGGSATAESSPKDSISGATPARSTDASHSSGVVLPPPSPSANSLLSAGATGPPNPFARPPPPTNSNSYGSSNRDMETPISALPSRFVENGLLPSPSSFYPEWGFGRDSNMLPSPLTFQTPVVGNGPSFARDESADRKRKTSDGGSDTSQKRVKA, encoded by the exons ATGGGTCGCAGAAAGATCGAGATCAAGGCCATCAAGGATGACCGGAACCGCTCAGT CACCTTTCTGAAGCGCAAGGGCGGTCTGTTCAAGAAGGCGCACGAGCTCTCTGTGCTCTGTTCCGTCGACGTCGCCGTCATCATCTTCGGCCACAACAAGAAGCTGTACGAGTTTTCATCCGGCGACATCAACGAAACCATCGGTCGTTACCAATAT TATGGCGGCGCACATGAACACAAGGGCCCGGAGGACTTCATGGGCAAGAAGGACggcgacgaagacgaggacgaggacgaggacggcgCGCCTCCACGCGACTCGCACACCCCACCAGAGCAGCATGGCCTGATGCCGCACCACATGCAGCACGCCCAAGTCTTCCAACACGTCCGGCACGTCACACCTTCAGCCTCTCCACCAATACCGAGCGGCTTCCAGCACCGTGGCCCTTCACCGCAACCCGGCCACCACCTGTCGCGCCCGAACTCACGACTGGACCAACACCCTGGTCACGTTCGTCGAAGCTCCAACCTCGCACCTCCACAGCCATACCCCTCGCaagcaccgccgccgccgcctagCTATGCCTATATGCCGAACCCGCCCTTCTACAATCCGCAAGCCGCTCAAAGACCGCCACAGGGCCCGCCTGGGCCTCAATATCATTACACTCACCCCATGCCGAATCCGCAGGTACAGCAATATATGCAGCAAGAGCAACGGAGACAGTCAATGCCACCTGTACCACAGATGCAGCCTTCACCACAGATGCAGCCCTCACCACAAATGCAGCCTACCGCGCAGATGCAACCACAACACCCGtcacagcaacagcagcagcagcagcagcagcaacaacaacaccaacagcAGATCCAGcaccaacagcagcagcaggcagagcaacaacaccaacagcaatcacaacagcagcagcaacaacaacaacaacaacaacaacaacaacagcaacagcaacagcaacaacaacagcaacaacaacagcaacaacaacagcaacagcaacagcaacaacaacagcaacaacaacaatcaCAGACACCGCAATcccaacaacagcagcaacatcAGCGACCGCCGCAGCCTACAATCACCGTCCCATCTCCGCCTCCGCCCCAACACGACTTCCAGAGCCCTCCACTTCCGCAACCGAGACCATTACACGCATCCGCCAAACACAGCATCTTCACGCCGATTGACGACAGCCAGTCTATGCTAGCCGCACATTGGGGTAGCAGTAGTTTAGTTCCCCTTCGCAGCGACATTCAAGTCATAAAGCAGGAGAATCGATCGCAGTCGATTGATGTAGCCGCCATGTCACGCCTCCAGCCCAATGGTGCCCAGCCCTTACAGCCGCCAAAAATGTCCAGCCCGCAGCTACCGCAACCGCTCCAGCGAACACACTCGAGCCCATCTGTACCCCCAATCGCTCCGCTCGCACGAACGAACAGTTTACAGATGGATAAGAACAAGCCAAAACTGCGCGTCCAGATCCCTAGTGAACACTCAGACGGAGGCAGCGCTACAGCCGAATCATCACCCAAAGACTCGATCTCGGGCGCAACCCCAGCTCGCAGCACCGATGCATCACATTCCTCAGGCGTCGTCCTCCCACCTCCCTCTCCCAGCGCAAACTCGCTCCTCAGCGCCGGCGCAACGGGGCCGCCCAATCCCTTCGCACGACCTCCGCCGCCTACCAACAGCAACTCGTACGGCAGCAGCAACCGCGACATGGAGACGCCCATATCAGCATTGCCGAGCCGGTTTGTAGAGAACGGACTGTTGCCGTCGCCAAGCAGCTTCTACCCGGAGTGGGGCTTTGGGCGCGACTCCAACATGCTCCCAAGCCCGTTGACCTTCCAAACACCGGTCGTGGGCAACGGGCCCTCTTTT